In Sutterella faecalis, a genomic segment contains:
- the rplX gene encoding 50S ribosomal protein L24, producing the protein MQRIRKGDQVVVIAGRDRGTKGTVLARVDDRHVLVEGVNVVKKAVRPNPTLGIEGGIVDKTLPIDQSNVMLVNPETGKGERIGFKEVDGKKVRVFKSNGAVVGAKAE; encoded by the coding sequence TTCGTAAAGGCGACCAGGTTGTGGTCATCGCCGGCCGCGACCGCGGCACCAAGGGCACGGTTCTCGCCCGCGTTGACGACCGCCACGTTCTCGTGGAAGGCGTCAATGTCGTGAAGAAGGCCGTCCGCCCGAATCCGACCCTCGGCATCGAGGGCGGCATCGTCGACAAGACCCTCCCGATCGATCAGTCCAACGTTATGCTGGTCAATCCGGAAACGGGCAAGGGCGAACGCATCGGCTTCAAGGAAGTTGATGGCAAGAAGGTTCGCGTGTTCAAGTCCAATGGCGCCGTCGTCGGTGCCAAGGCCGAATGA
- the rplE gene encoding 50S ribosomal protein L5, translated as MSRFSSLYHDTIVPELMKKFGYKTVMQVPRITKITLNMGVGEAVNDKKNIEFAVGDMTKIAGQKPMVTRTRKAIANFKIRENMPIGCMVTLRGERMYDFLDRLVTIAFPRVRDFRGVSGRAFDGRGNYNIGLKEQIIFPEIEYDKIDSIRGMNISITTTAKTDEEAKALLAGFSFPFRN; from the coding sequence ATGTCGCGTTTCAGCTCCCTTTATCACGACACCATTGTCCCCGAACTCATGAAGAAGTTCGGCTACAAGACTGTCATGCAGGTTCCGCGCATCACCAAGATCACGCTCAACATGGGCGTTGGTGAAGCCGTTAACGACAAGAAGAACATCGAATTCGCCGTCGGCGACATGACCAAGATCGCCGGCCAGAAGCCGATGGTCACCCGCACCCGCAAGGCTATCGCGAACTTCAAGATCCGCGAAAACATGCCGATCGGCTGCATGGTCACCCTCCGTGGCGAACGCATGTACGACTTCCTTGATCGTCTCGTTACGATCGCCTTCCCGCGCGTCCGCGACTTCCGCGGCGTGTCTGGTCGTGCTTTTGACGGCCGCGGCAACTACAACATCGGCCTCAAGGAACAGATCATCTTCCCGGAAATCGAATACGACAAGATCGATTCGATCCGCGGCATGAACATCTCCATCACCACGACGGCTAAGACCGACGAAGAAGCCAAGGCTCTCCTCGCTGGTTTCAGCTTCCCGTTCCGCAACTGA
- the rpsN gene encoding 30S ribosomal protein S14, producing the protein MAKLALINREAKRRATVAKFAAKRAALKAIINDATRSMDERLEARAQLEALPRNASPVRLRNRCAITGRPRGNFRKFGLCREMIRDAAMRGDIPGLQKASW; encoded by the coding sequence ATGGCAAAACTTGCTCTCATTAACCGCGAAGCCAAGCGCCGCGCGACGGTCGCTAAGTTCGCGGCCAAGCGCGCCGCCCTCAAGGCGATCATCAACGACGCTACCCGCTCGATGGATGAACGTCTCGAAGCCCGCGCACAGCTCGAAGCGCTGCCGCGCAACGCTTCCCCGGTCCGTCTGCGCAACCGTTGCGCGATTACCGGTCGTCCCCGTGGCAATTTCCGTAAGTTCGGTCTTTGCCGTGAAATGATTCGTGACGCCGCCATGCGCGGTGACATCCCCGGCCTCCAGAAGGCCAGCTGGTAA
- the rpsH gene encoding 30S ribosomal protein S8 — protein MSMSDPIADMLTRIRNGQMVDKAAVVMPSSKLKVAIAKVLKEEGYIENYEVAANNGKNELNVTLKYYAGRPVIERLERVSRPGLRIYKNHDSIPQVMNGLGIAIVSTPKGVMTDRAARAAGVGGEVICYVA, from the coding sequence ATGAGTATGAGTGATCCGATCGCCGACATGCTGACCCGCATCCGCAACGGTCAGATGGTCGACAAGGCCGCGGTGGTTATGCCTTCCTCCAAGCTGAAGGTTGCCATCGCCAAGGTCCTCAAGGAAGAAGGCTACATCGAAAACTACGAAGTGGCGGCTAACAACGGCAAGAACGAGCTCAACGTTACGCTCAAGTACTATGCCGGCCGTCCGGTTATCGAACGCCTCGAGCGCGTGTCCCGTCCGGGCCTGCGCATTTACAAGAACCACGACAGCATCCCCCAGGTGATGAACGGTCTCGGCATCGCGATCGTTTCGACCCCGAAGGGCGTGATGACCGATCGCGCTGCCCGCGCGGCCGGCGTCGGCGGCGAAGTTATCTGCTACGTCGCCTAA
- the rplF gene encoding 50S ribosomal protein L6 has translation MSRIAKIPVTIAKGVTVTLTPEYVTVKGPVGEVKMHVLPLVKVTEAEGHLHFEQLDESRESNANVGTMRALVNDMVKGCSVGFEKRLALVGVGYRAQAQGDKLNLSLGFSHPVVHHMPAGIKVETPTPTEIIIKGADKQKVGQTAAEVRAYRSPEPYKGKGVRYANEHVVIKETKKK, from the coding sequence ATGAGTCGTATCGCTAAGATCCCCGTCACCATCGCCAAGGGCGTGACCGTTACGCTCACCCCCGAATATGTGACCGTCAAGGGTCCCGTGGGCGAAGTGAAGATGCACGTCCTGCCGCTCGTCAAGGTTACCGAAGCTGAGGGCCACCTCCACTTCGAACAGCTCGATGAGTCCCGTGAGTCCAACGCCAACGTCGGCACGATGCGTGCCCTCGTCAATGACATGGTGAAGGGCTGCTCGGTCGGCTTCGAAAAGCGCCTCGCCCTCGTCGGCGTGGGCTATCGTGCCCAGGCTCAGGGTGACAAGCTCAATCTGTCGCTTGGCTTCTCGCATCCGGTTGTGCACCACATGCCCGCCGGCATCAAGGTTGAGACGCCCACCCCGACTGAAATCATCATCAAGGGTGCTGACAAGCAGAAGGTTGGTCAGACGGCTGCTGAAGTTCGCGCTTATCGTTCCCCCGAACCCTATAAGGGAAAGGGTGTCCGTTATGCGAATGAGCATGTCGTGATCAAGGAAACCAAGAAGAAGTAA
- the rplR gene encoding 50S ribosomal protein L18: MNKKQSRLRRARATRARILLQKVDRLTVHRTNLHIYASIISADNGRTLCSASTVEPEVRAQLANQTGRGGNVAAAKLVGARIAEKAKAAGIETCAFDRSGYRYHGRVAALAEAAREAGLKF; encoded by the coding sequence ATCAACAAGAAACAAAGCCGCCTGCGTCGCGCCCGCGCCACGCGCGCCCGCATTCTGCTGCAGAAGGTCGATCGCCTGACGGTCCATCGTACCAATCTGCACATCTACGCCAGCATCATTTCGGCCGACAATGGCCGCACGCTCTGCTCCGCCTCCACGGTCGAGCCGGAAGTGCGCGCTCAGCTCGCCAACCAGACTGGCCGTGGCGGCAACGTCGCCGCTGCCAAGCTCGTTGGTGCTCGCATCGCCGAAAAGGCGAAGGCTGCCGGTATTGAAACCTGCGCCTTCGATCGCTCTGGCTACCGTTACCACGGCCGTGTCGCCGCGCTTGCTGAAGCTGCGCGCGAAGCCGGCCTCAAGTTCTAA
- the rpsE gene encoding 30S ribosomal protein S5, translating into MAKVQGKNAVEEQDDGLREKMIAVNRVSKTVKGGRILAFAALTVVGDGDGSIGMGTGKSREVPQSVTKAMERARHTMKRVPLKNGTLHHAVEGRHGASRVIMMPAPEGSGVIAGGPMRAVCDAVGIRNVVAKAYGSTNPYNLVRATLNALENLRSPAEIAAKRGKTVEELLG; encoded by the coding sequence ATGGCTAAGGTTCAAGGTAAAAACGCGGTCGAAGAACAGGACGACGGCCTGCGTGAAAAGATGATCGCGGTCAACCGCGTCAGCAAGACCGTCAAGGGCGGCCGTATTCTCGCTTTCGCGGCGCTCACGGTTGTGGGCGACGGCGACGGCTCCATCGGCATGGGCACGGGCAAGTCCCGCGAAGTGCCGCAGTCCGTTACGAAGGCCATGGAACGCGCTCGTCACACGATGAAGCGCGTCCCGCTCAAGAACGGCACGCTGCATCACGCCGTTGAAGGCCGTCATGGCGCCTCCCGCGTCATCATGATGCCGGCTCCGGAAGGTTCCGGCGTCATCGCCGGCGGCCCGATGCGCGCCGTCTGCGACGCTGTCGGCATCCGCAACGTTGTTGCGAAGGCCTACGGCTCGACCAATCCGTACAACCTCGTCCGTGCGACGCTCAACGCCCTCGAAAACCTCCGCTCGCCCGCTGAAATCGCGGCCAAGCGCGGTAAGACGGTCGAAGAGCTGCTCGGCTAA